The window GCCGGGAGCGGCCGCGCCCCGGCCGGCGTCCGGGTCGTCCGCGCCGATCTGGCCGTCGCCGAACCGGCCGAACTGCAGTCCGCGGTCGCCGGCTCGGACGCCGTCCTCTCCGGCCTCGGCGCCCGCTCCAGCGCCGAGGCCGGTGTCGCCTGGCGCGGCACCCGGGCGGTCATCACCGCGATGCGCGAGGTGGGCGCCCGGCGCCTGATCGTGGTCAGCGCGGCCCCGATCGGCGCCGTCCCCTCCCCCGCCCGCCCGCGGCCGCCCCGGCACGACCCGGGCGACGGCTTCTTCATGCGCCACCTCGCCGCCCCGCTCACCCGGGCGGCCCTGCGCACGCACTACGCCGACCTGGCCCGGATGGAGGACGAGATCCGCGCCGGCGGGCTGGACTGGACGATCGTCCGCCCGCCCCGGCTCACCGACCGTCCGCTCACCCGGGACTACCGGACGGCGTACGGGCGCAACCTCCGCCGCGGCCTGTCGGTCGCCCGCGCCGATGTCGCCCACTGCATGCTCGGCCTGGTCGACCGGCCCGATTCGGTCCACCGGACCGTCGGCATCGCCGACTGACCGGGGCCCCACCCCTGTTCCCGACCCATCGTCAGACCCCCCGGCCGAACTCCGCCGACCGCTCCGGCCGGCGGGGCCCACGACGGATTGCGACGGCGCGCCCGATGAACGACAACGACTCCCTGGCCCGGCGGTTCGAGCAGCACCGCCCCCATCTGCGGTCGGTGGCCTACCGGATGCTCGGCTCCCTGAGCGAGGCCGAGGACGCCGTCCAGGAGACCTGGTTCCGGCTCAGCCGCTCCGACGCCTCCCGCGTCGACAACCTGCCCGGCTGGCTGACCACCGTCGTAGGCCGGGTCTGCCTGGACCTGCTCCGCTCCCGCACCGCCCGGCGCGAGGCCCCGCTGGACACCCATGTGCCCGACCCGGTGATCACCCGCGCGGACACCGCCGACCCCGAACAGGCCGCGCTGCTGGCCGACTCGGTGGGCCTGGCCATGCTGGTGGTGCTGGACACCCTGCCGCCGGCCGAACGGCTCGCCTTCGTCCTGCACGACATGTTCGCGGTGCCGTTCGAGGAGCTCGCCCCGATCGTCGACCGCACCCCGGCCGCCACCCGCCAGCTCGCCAGCCGGGCCCGCCGCCGGGTCCGGGGCGCGGCCGCCCCGGAGACCGACCTCACCCGCCAGCGGGTCGTCGTCGACGCCTTCCTCGCGGCCTCCCGCAGCGGTGACTTCGACGCCCTGGTCGCCCTGCTCGACCCGGACATCACCCTGCGCGCCGATGTCGGCGCCACCGGGGCCGGTGGCTTCCCCGGCATCCAGCACCTCGTCCACGGCGCGCCCGCCGTCGCCCGGCAGGCGCTGCTCTTCCGCGGCCTGGCACCCTTCGCCCGCCCGGCCCTGATCAACGGCGCGCTCGGCCTGGTCACCGCCCCCGACGGGCGGCTCTTCTCCGTCCTGGCGCTGACCGTCGTGAACGACCGCATCACCGAGATCAACCTGCTCGCCGACCCCGACCGCCTTCGTGACCTCCCCGTCCCGCCGCTCTGAGCGGGGCCACCGGAGGAAGAGCAGGAGCAGGAGAAGCAGCAGGAGAAGCAGCACACTTCACCGTCGCCCGCAAGACCCGTGACAGAACGTCCGATAATCGATCCTGCCGGGAACAGGAGCTGATCGGTCGTCAGTTCACGGAGAGAGCGGGCCCACTCGTACCGCCAGCCCCGTTCGACCCGAATGAACGACCAGGAGACGATCGTGCGCATACTCTTCACCGGCCCGGCCGCGCCCAGCCACCTCTTCCCGATGGTGCCGACCGCGCAGGCCCTGCGCGCAGCCGGACACGAGGTCCTGTTCGCCAGCCCGAAGCCGATGGACCAGCTCCGGCAGGCCGGCTTCCCGATAGCCGAGATCGGCGACGGCCGGCCACTCCGGGAGGCCTTCGAGGAGGCCACCGGCGAGGAGGCCCGGTACTCCAGGCCGGACCTGGACCAGGACCAGATCTTCGACATGGCCGCCGCCGCCTTCGCCCACGCCTCCCGCTCCACCGTGGACGACCTGCTCGCCGTCGCCGGCGCGTGGGAGCCCGACCTGCTGATCCACGACTCCTGCCTGGCCTCCGCCCAGTTGGTCGCGGCCAAGCTCAAGATCCCGGCGGCGCTCCAGAACTTCGGCCTCACCTCCGGCCTCGACCTGGCCGGCCGGCTGGCCACCCACTTCACCGATGTCTACGAGGCGCACGGCGTGGCCGGCCCCGCCGAGACCACCCCGCTGGACATCGTCCCGGCCTCGCTCGGCGGCGACGGGGGCGGTCTGCGGATGCGCTACCTCCCCTACAACGGCGGCGGTGTCGTCCCCGGCGACCTGCTGCGCCGCGGCACCCGGCCGAGGGTCGCCGTCACCCTGGGCACCGTGGTCGCCGAGATGGACGGCGTGCACGCCATCAGCCGGCTGATCGAGGCCGCCGCCGGGGTCGACGCCGAGTTCCTGCTCGCCGTCGGCGAGGCCGACCTCAGCCACCTCGGTCCGCTCCCGGCCAACGTCCGCCCGCTGCCCTGGGTCCCGCTCGCGGAGCTGCTGCGCGTCTGCGACGCCGTGGTCCACCACGGCGGCTCCGGCAGCACGCTCACCGGTCTGCAGGCCGGCGTGCCCCAGCTGCTCCTCCCCCAGGGCGCCGACAACTTCGCCGTCGCCGACATCCTCACCGCCACCGGAGCCGCCCTGCGCTCGGCCTCGGCCGACGTCGACACCGCCCTGCTCACCCGCCTCGTCGAGGACCCGGCGCTGCGCGACGCCGCCGCCCGCCTCCGGGCCGACAACGAGGCCCTCCCCACCCCGGCCGCCCTCGTCCCCGACATCGAGGCCCTCGCCGCCGCCCCGCGCTGACCCGGCCCACCCCGCAGGGACGCCGCAGCCGCAGGTCGGGTGACCTGCGGCTGCGGCGTTCCCGGGCGTCCCCGAAGGTCCCGCCGGACCGGGCGTCCGCTCAGGCCGACCACTCGCGGCCGCCCGCTCAGGCCGCCCGCTCCCCGGCCCGCAGCGCGACCCGGGCCGGGAGCCAGGTGCCCACCGCGGCGAGCGCGGCCGCGCCGGCGACGACGATCACGAGCTGCCCCACCGGCACGGCGACCCCGGCCGTCCCCCGGGTGATGCCCCGGGCGTAGGTGGTGAGCACCGCGAAGGCGATCCCGAGTCCGAGCACGGTGGCGATCACGACGGAGGCCGCGGTCTCCCAGCCGAGCATCCGGCGGACCTGGCGGCGGGTGGTCCCGATCAGCCGCAGCGCGGTGAACTCCTGGCGGCGGTCGGTGATGCCCATCGCGAGGGTGTTGAGGACGGCGATCGCCACGAAGGCGATGATCAGGCCGAGCGTGACGTAGCCGATCTGGGCGCTCACCCGGTTGCCCGCGGACTGCGCGGCGGCGCGGTCCAGGACGCCGATGCCGGGCTCGGCCCGCAGCGCCGAGGCCAGCGCCTCCCGGGAGACCCCCTCGCCCCGGACCAGCAGGTTGTCGTCGAGCGGGACGTCGACGTGCGCGGCGACCGGGCCGTGCGCCAGCGTCAGGTCACCGAAGCCCAGGCCCCGGGCGT of the Kitasatospora sp. NBC_01246 genome contains:
- a CDS encoding NAD(P)-dependent oxidoreductase, which codes for MKLTILAATGGIGRHLLTQAVAAGHDVTVVVRTPARLADPAGSGRAPAGVRVVRADLAVAEPAELQSAVAGSDAVLSGLGARSSAEAGVAWRGTRAVITAMREVGARRLIVVSAAPIGAVPSPARPRPPRHDPGDGFFMRHLAAPLTRAALRTHYADLARMEDEIRAGGLDWTIVRPPRLTDRPLTRDYRTAYGRNLRRGLSVARADVAHCMLGLVDRPDSVHRTVGIAD
- the sigJ gene encoding RNA polymerase sigma factor SigJ; this encodes MNDNDSLARRFEQHRPHLRSVAYRMLGSLSEAEDAVQETWFRLSRSDASRVDNLPGWLTTVVGRVCLDLLRSRTARREAPLDTHVPDPVITRADTADPEQAALLADSVGLAMLVVLDTLPPAERLAFVLHDMFAVPFEELAPIVDRTPAATRQLASRARRRVRGAAAPETDLTRQRVVVDAFLAASRSGDFDALVALLDPDITLRADVGATGAGGFPGIQHLVHGAPAVARQALLFRGLAPFARPALINGALGLVTAPDGRLFSVLALTVVNDRITEINLLADPDRLRDLPVPPL
- a CDS encoding nucleotide disphospho-sugar-binding domain-containing protein, translated to MRILFTGPAAPSHLFPMVPTAQALRAAGHEVLFASPKPMDQLRQAGFPIAEIGDGRPLREAFEEATGEEARYSRPDLDQDQIFDMAAAAFAHASRSTVDDLLAVAGAWEPDLLIHDSCLASAQLVAAKLKIPAALQNFGLTSGLDLAGRLATHFTDVYEAHGVAGPAETTPLDIVPASLGGDGGGLRMRYLPYNGGGVVPGDLLRRGTRPRVAVTLGTVVAEMDGVHAISRLIEAAAGVDAEFLLAVGEADLSHLGPLPANVRPLPWVPLAELLRVCDAVVHHGGSGSTLTGLQAGVPQLLLPQGADNFAVADILTATGAALRSASADVDTALLTRLVEDPALRDAAARLRADNEALPTPAALVPDIEALAAAPR